From the genome of Pseudomonas mohnii:
AGTTGATCGGCGACCTGATCGACGGCCTGATCCAGGTGATGATGTTCTTCGGCCTGGCCGTGGTCACCTCGTTCGTCATCATTTACCTCTACACCCGCTGCCTGCGCAGCACGCTGCTGGTGATCTTCTGTTCGCTGACGGCGGTGGTCTGGCAATTGGGCATTGTCGCCTGGCTGGGCTATGCCATCGATCCGTACTCGGTGCTGGTGCCGTTCCTGATCTTCGCCATCGGTGTCTCCCACGCGGCGCAGAAGATGAACGGCATCATGCAGGACATCGCCCGTGGCACCCATAAACTGATCGCGGCGCGCTACACCTTCCGCCGCTTGTTCATTGCCGGGGTCACCGCTTTGCTGGCCGACGCGGTGGGTTTCGCGGTGCTGATGCTGATCGACATTCCGGTGATCCAGGACCTGGCCATTACCGCCAGCATCGGCGTGGCCGTGTTGATCTTCACCTCGCTGCTACTGATGCCGGTGGCGCTGTCCTACATCGGTGTCGGGCGCAAGGCCGCCGAACGTGCGCTGAAGATCGACACCCGCGCCGACGAGAGCCGCGGCTTCGGCAAGCTGTGGGATTTGCTCGATCGCTTCACCACGCGCAAGTGGGCCACCGGCATCGTGCTCGGCGCCGTGGCGCTGGGCATCGCGGGTTTCATGGTCAGTCAGCACCTGCAGATCGGCGACCTCGACAGCGGCGCCCCGGAGCTGCGCGCCGACTCGCGCTATAACCGCGATAACGCCTACATCACCAGCCACTATGCGCTGTCCAGTGATCTGTTCGCGGTGATGATCAAGACCGCACCCGAAGGTTGCCTCAATTATCAGACGCTGATTCTGGCCGACCGCCTGGCCTGGGAGCTGCAGCAATACCCGGGCGTGCAGGCGACGTCTTCGCTGGTCAACGCGGTCCGGCAGATCACCGCCGGATCGTTCGAGGGCAATCCCAAGCTCAACAGCATCCAGCGCAACCAGAACGTGCTGAACTACGCGGCGCAGCAGGCCTCGGTCAATGCCCCGGAACTGTTCAACACCGACTGTTCGGTGATGCCGGTAATCGCCTTCCTCAAGGACCACAAGGCCGAGACGCTGGACGCGGTGGTCGCCATCGCCGACAAGTTCGCCCGGGAAAACAGCACCCCGGATCGCCAGTTCCTGCTGGCTGCCGGCACCGCCGGTATCGAAGCGGCGACCAATATCGTCGTGCGCGAGGCCAACCACACGATGCTGCTGTACGTGTACGCAGCAGTGACACTGTTCTGCCTGATCACCTTCCGCAGCTGGCGTGCCACGCTGGTGGCGCTGTTGCCGCTGGTGCTGACGTCGATTCTCTGCGAAGCGTTGATGGTCATCATGGGGATCGGCGTCAAGGTCGCGACGCTGCCGGTGATCGCGCTGGGGGTCGGGATCGGTGTCGACTACGCGCTGTATTTGCTCAGCGTGCAGTTGCACTACCAGCGCCAGGGCATGCCGTTGGCACAGGCCTACCGTAATGCCGTGTCCTTCACTGGCCGGGTGGTGGGGCTGGTCGGCATCACCCTGGCGGCGGGTGTGGTGTGCTGGGCCTGGTCGCCGATCAAGTTCCAGGCCGACATGGGCATCCTGCTGACCTTCATGTTCATCTGGAACATGCTCGGCGCATTGATCCTGATCCCGGCGCTGTCCTGTTTCTTGCTGCGCAACATCACCCCCGT
Proteins encoded in this window:
- a CDS encoding efflux RND transporter permease subunit encodes the protein MGNLKQDTMPVIRHMRDFDRNSGNRLERWVFNYRPLFMLVMALITLVLGYMAATRLELRPSFEKMIPQSQPYIQNFLENRQSLRGLGSSVRVVVENTQGDIFDPEYLAVLKQVNDDLFLTEGVDRAWMKSLWSPSVRWNEVTEEGFQGGPVMPDAYQGSPADIEQLRQNINRAGIVGSLVASDFKSTMLIVPLLDKASATGHGINYYPFAQLLEQQLRDKIEFAGDSKARKAGEEGKGKYKVRVIGFAKLIGDLIDGLIQVMMFFGLAVVTSFVIIYLYTRCLRSTLLVIFCSLTAVVWQLGIVAWLGYAIDPYSVLVPFLIFAIGVSHAAQKMNGIMQDIARGTHKLIAARYTFRRLFIAGVTALLADAVGFAVLMLIDIPVIQDLAITASIGVAVLIFTSLLLMPVALSYIGVGRKAAERALKIDTRADESRGFGKLWDLLDRFTTRKWATGIVLGAVALGIAGFMVSQHLQIGDLDSGAPELRADSRYNRDNAYITSHYALSSDLFAVMIKTAPEGCLNYQTLILADRLAWELQQYPGVQATSSLVNAVRQITAGSFEGNPKLNSIQRNQNVLNYAAQQASVNAPELFNTDCSVMPVIAFLKDHKAETLDAVVAIADKFARENSTPDRQFLLAAGTAGIEAATNIVVREANHTMLLYVYAAVTLFCLITFRSWRATLVALLPLVLTSILCEALMVIMGIGVKVATLPVIALGVGIGVDYALYLLSVQLHYQRQGMPLAQAYRNAVSFTGRVVGLVGITLAAGVVCWAWSPIKFQADMGILLTFMFIWNMLGALILIPALSCFLLRNITPVPASTTERTAELVGANH